The Lysobacter capsici genome has a segment encoding these proteins:
- the katG gene encoding catalase/peroxidase HPI: MSNTESKCPFNHTAGGGTSNRDWWPNQLNLKVLHQQAPPSNPDPDFDYAQAFKTLDLAAVKRDLHALMTDSQEWWPADFGHYGPLFIRMAWHSAGTYRTFDGRGGAGAGQQRFAPLNSWPDNGNLDKARRLLWPIKQKYGNKISWADLMILTGNVALESMGFKTFGFAGGRADVWEPEEAVYWGSETTWLGDKRYSGDRVLENPLGAVQMGLIYVNPQGPNGNPDPIAAARDIRETFARMAMDDEETVALIAGGHTFGKTHGAGPESHVGREPEGADIAEQGLGWASSFESGVGGHAITSGLEVTWTSTPTRWGNEFFANLFGFEWELSKSPAGAHQWIAKDGAGAGKIPDAHDPNKRHAPTMLTTDLSLRFDPAYEKISRRFLENPDQFADAFARAWFKLTHRDMGPRARYLGPEVPAEVLIWQDPVPAVDHALIDEQDIAALKAKVLASGLPVSQLVSTAWASASTFRGSDKRGGANGARIRLAPQKDWEVNQPDQLAKVLAALEAIQKEFNDAQSGGKKVSLADLIVLAGAAGVEQAAKNAGFPVTVPFVPGRTDASAEQTDVHSFAVLEPIADGFRNYVKGKLDVTAESLLIDRAQLLNLSAPELTVLVGGLRVLGANAGQSKHGVFTRKADALSNDFFVNLLDMGTVWKANSDAKDVFEGRDRKTGELKWTGTRADLIFGSHSQLRALAEVYASSDAQEKFVNDFVAAWNKVMNADRFDLN; this comes from the coding sequence ATGTCAAACACCGAATCGAAGTGTCCGTTCAACCACACCGCCGGCGGCGGCACATCGAACCGCGACTGGTGGCCGAACCAGCTCAACCTCAAGGTCCTGCACCAGCAGGCGCCGCCGTCCAATCCGGACCCCGACTTCGACTACGCACAGGCGTTCAAAACCCTCGACCTGGCCGCGGTGAAGCGCGACCTGCACGCGCTGATGACCGACTCGCAGGAGTGGTGGCCGGCCGACTTCGGCCATTACGGCCCGCTCTTCATCCGCATGGCCTGGCATAGCGCCGGCACCTATCGCACCTTCGACGGCCGCGGCGGCGCCGGTGCCGGCCAGCAGCGCTTCGCCCCGCTCAACAGCTGGCCGGACAACGGCAACCTCGACAAGGCGCGCCGCCTGCTGTGGCCGATCAAGCAAAAGTACGGCAACAAGATTTCCTGGGCCGATCTGATGATCCTCACCGGCAACGTCGCGCTGGAGTCGATGGGCTTCAAGACCTTCGGTTTCGCCGGCGGCCGCGCCGACGTGTGGGAACCCGAGGAAGCCGTGTACTGGGGCAGCGAAACCACCTGGCTCGGCGACAAGCGCTACAGCGGCGACCGGGTGCTGGAAAATCCGCTCGGCGCGGTGCAGATGGGCCTGATCTACGTCAATCCGCAGGGCCCGAACGGCAACCCCGACCCGATCGCGGCGGCCCGCGACATCCGCGAAACCTTCGCCCGCATGGCCATGGACGACGAAGAGACCGTGGCGCTGATCGCCGGCGGCCACACCTTCGGCAAGACCCACGGCGCCGGTCCCGAATCGCACGTCGGCCGCGAACCCGAAGGCGCCGACATCGCCGAACAGGGCCTGGGCTGGGCCAGCAGCTTCGAAAGCGGCGTCGGCGGCCATGCGATCACCAGCGGCCTGGAAGTCACCTGGACCAGCACGCCGACGCGTTGGGGCAACGAGTTCTTCGCCAACCTGTTCGGTTTCGAGTGGGAACTGAGCAAGAGCCCGGCCGGGGCCCATCAGTGGATCGCAAAGGACGGCGCCGGCGCGGGCAAGATCCCCGACGCGCACGATCCCAACAAGCGCCACGCGCCGACCATGCTCACCACCGACCTGTCGCTGCGCTTCGATCCGGCCTACGAAAAGATCTCGCGCCGCTTCCTCGAAAACCCCGATCAGTTCGCCGACGCCTTCGCCCGCGCCTGGTTCAAGCTGACCCACCGCGACATGGGCCCGCGCGCGCGCTACCTCGGCCCGGAAGTACCTGCCGAAGTGCTGATCTGGCAGGACCCGGTGCCGGCCGTCGACCACGCGCTGATCGACGAGCAGGACATCGCCGCGCTCAAGGCCAAGGTCCTCGCCTCGGGCCTGCCGGTGTCGCAGCTGGTGTCCACCGCCTGGGCCTCGGCCTCGACCTTCCGCGGTTCCGACAAGCGCGGCGGCGCCAACGGCGCGCGCATCCGTCTGGCCCCGCAGAAGGACTGGGAGGTCAACCAGCCCGATCAACTGGCCAAGGTGTTGGCCGCGCTCGAAGCCATCCAGAAGGAATTCAACGACGCGCAAAGCGGCGGCAAGAAAGTGTCGCTGGCCGACCTGATCGTGCTGGCCGGCGCCGCCGGGGTCGAACAGGCGGCGAAGAACGCCGGTTTCCCGGTCACGGTGCCGTTCGTTCCGGGCCGCACCGACGCGTCGGCCGAACAGACCGATGTGCATTCGTTCGCGGTGCTCGAACCGATCGCCGACGGCTTCCGCAATTACGTCAAGGGCAAGCTGGACGTCACCGCCGAATCGCTGCTGATCGACCGCGCGCAGTTGTTGAACCTCAGCGCGCCGGAACTGACCGTGCTGGTCGGCGGCCTGCGCGTGCTCGGCGCCAACGCCGGCCAGAGCAAGCACGGCGTGTTCACCCGCAAGGCCGACGCGCTCAGCAACGACTTCTTCGTCAACCTGCTCGACATGGGCACGGTGTGGAAGGCGAACTCCGATGCGAAGGACGTGTTCGAAGGACGCGACCGCAAGACCGGCGAACTCAAGTGGACCGGCACCCGCGCCGATCTGATCTTCGGCTCGCACTCGCAGTTGCGCGCGCTGGCCGAGGTCTATGCCAGTTCCGACGCACAGGAAAAATTCGTCAACGACTTCGTCGCGGCCTGGAACAAGGTGATGAACGCGGACCGCTTCGATCTGAACTGA
- a CDS encoding AAA family ATPase yields the protein MEALLFVVGVVAGLILARLYRATPVAPAAIADASPPQVDSAADEADNSEAKAPIETSAATDETPADQLLRLIRAIDAVDERIQRPQDLLALPEFHQGVDLLAGEAFSAEELVRQLGGTGYVQQSMITRVLPRRGDIALAPVLEHAAQFGGYPLHFLIDYLRTRGDAQALPHLMRHAQPWWWDFAPVRQQLRDYLQWAQQFGEAPAAPALDELEEAQASQLRDTLKRFASPLLDPLLAQVERAANARREGRVLGAFGRVNAAIKPQTRIVHDTLARQLERMHELLSNEATTSVLVAGEHGVGKSVLIDLLSQRLQSEGWLVFEASAAEILSGQSYIGELEERVREMLAVLDRKQALWRAPDFFDLLAKGSHSRDPRGLLDLMLPAIERGQLRVIGEITPRQLAQLLIARPVVKHHFEILNLAPVDPLALEPIAAEWARIEAERLGRPVADTRVLAEAARMAAQYFPEQQEPGRLLRLLGDSLQSASAQEPPALPLDAEGLLATIAQRSGLPLDVIDDRQSLDLDRLRAFFRQRVIGQDEAVDALLDRIAMLKAGLTDNGRPIGVFLFAGPTGTGKTELAKALGELLFGSDERLLRLDMSEFQSEDSAWRLTADEGGQGGVRSLTSRIREQPFSVVLLDEFEKAHPKVWDLFLQVFDDARLSDRSGHTADFRHSIIILTSNVGSTISRTAGPGFNSVSGGYSRSAVEKALYETFRREFINRLDRVVLFNPLDRNLMREILHKELGRVLTRRGLRNRDWAVEWEPSAIEFLLDRGFTPDLGARPLRRAIEHYLLAPLARSIVEHRAPRGDQFLFVRSAGDKLDVVFIDPDATQAREVTPTDEAATADAAAPAAAGDLRDLVYAPSADAEAIARLDARLRELDTSIESADWVRAREADYARMSESDFWSAGDRHGVLDRIERRDRIESALDTAQRMQQRLRQERGNGEFAGRIAQLLFLLGLAIDAVREQRPQDALIQIDTGDADPLRSGADLRLWWQQLLAMYLAWAQRRNMRVDVLRQDPEHCKAWLAVSGFGALDLLQGESGLHVFEELDDGVTRRASLSVQVAADLPGRARVAQAAPDGERRICRRYRESPSPLVRDGVRGWRSGRLDRVLGGEFDVIQGG from the coding sequence GTGGAAGCCTTGCTATTCGTCGTCGGCGTGGTCGCCGGTCTGATCCTCGCCCGTCTTTATCGGGCCACGCCGGTGGCCCCGGCCGCTATTGCCGATGCTTCTCCGCCGCAGGTCGATTCAGCGGCCGATGAAGCGGACAACAGCGAAGCCAAGGCGCCGATTGAAACCTCTGCGGCCACCGACGAAACGCCCGCCGATCAACTGCTGCGGTTGATCCGCGCGATCGACGCGGTCGACGAACGCATCCAGCGCCCGCAGGACCTACTGGCCCTGCCCGAATTCCATCAGGGCGTGGACCTGCTCGCCGGCGAGGCCTTCAGCGCCGAGGAACTGGTCCGCCAGCTCGGCGGCACCGGCTACGTGCAGCAGTCGATGATCACCCGGGTGCTGCCGCGACGCGGCGACATCGCGCTCGCCCCGGTGCTCGAACACGCCGCCCAGTTCGGCGGCTACCCGCTGCATTTCCTGATCGACTACCTGCGCACCCGCGGCGACGCGCAGGCGCTGCCGCATCTGATGCGGCACGCGCAGCCGTGGTGGTGGGATTTCGCGCCGGTGCGCCAGCAATTGCGCGACTACCTGCAATGGGCGCAGCAGTTCGGCGAGGCGCCGGCCGCGCCGGCGCTGGACGAACTCGAAGAAGCCCAGGCCAGCCAGCTGCGCGACACCCTCAAGCGCTTCGCCTCGCCGTTGCTCGATCCGCTGCTGGCGCAGGTCGAACGCGCCGCCAACGCGCGCCGCGAAGGCCGCGTGCTCGGCGCGTTCGGCCGGGTCAACGCGGCGATCAAGCCGCAGACGCGGATCGTGCATGACACCTTGGCGCGACAGCTCGAACGCATGCATGAGTTGCTGAGCAACGAGGCGACGACCTCGGTCCTGGTCGCCGGCGAACACGGCGTCGGCAAGAGCGTGCTGATCGATCTGCTCAGCCAGCGCCTGCAAAGCGAAGGCTGGCTGGTGTTCGAAGCCAGCGCCGCGGAAATCCTGTCCGGGCAGAGCTACATCGGCGAACTCGAGGAACGCGTGCGCGAAATGCTCGCCGTGCTCGATCGCAAGCAGGCGCTGTGGCGCGCGCCCGATTTCTTCGACCTGCTGGCCAAGGGCTCGCACTCGCGCGATCCGCGCGGCTTGCTCGACCTGATGCTGCCGGCGATCGAACGCGGCCAGTTGCGGGTGATCGGCGAAATCACCCCGCGCCAGCTGGCGCAGTTGCTGATCGCGCGGCCGGTGGTCAAGCACCATTTCGAAATCCTCAACCTCGCCCCGGTCGACCCGCTCGCGCTGGAACCGATCGCGGCCGAATGGGCGCGGATCGAAGCCGAACGCCTCGGCCGCCCGGTCGCCGACACGCGCGTGCTGGCCGAGGCCGCGCGCATGGCCGCGCAGTATTTTCCCGAACAACAGGAACCCGGCCGCCTGCTGCGCCTGCTCGGCGACAGCCTGCAAAGCGCGAGCGCGCAAGAGCCGCCGGCCCTGCCGCTGGACGCCGAAGGCCTGCTGGCGACCATCGCCCAGCGCAGCGGCCTGCCGCTGGACGTGATCGACGATCGCCAGAGCCTGGACCTGGATCGCCTGCGCGCATTCTTCCGCCAGCGCGTGATCGGCCAGGACGAAGCCGTCGATGCCCTGCTCGACCGCATCGCCATGCTCAAGGCCGGCCTGACCGACAACGGCCGGCCGATCGGCGTGTTCCTGTTCGCCGGCCCCACCGGCACCGGCAAGACCGAACTGGCCAAGGCGCTGGGCGAATTGCTGTTCGGCAGCGACGAACGCCTGCTGCGCCTGGACATGAGCGAGTTCCAGTCCGAGGACTCGGCCTGGCGCCTGACCGCCGACGAAGGCGGCCAAGGCGGCGTGCGTTCGCTGACCTCGCGCATCCGTGAGCAACCGTTCTCGGTGGTGCTGCTGGACGAATTCGAAAAAGCCCATCCGAAGGTGTGGGACCTGTTTCTGCAGGTGTTCGACGACGCGCGCCTGAGCGACCGCAGCGGCCACACCGCCGACTTCCGCCACAGCATCATCATCCTGACCAGCAACGTCGGCTCGACCATTTCGCGCACCGCCGGGCCGGGCTTCAACTCGGTCAGCGGCGGCTATTCGCGCAGCGCGGTCGAGAAGGCGCTGTACGAAACCTTCCGCCGCGAATTCATCAATCGCCTGGACCGGGTGGTGCTGTTCAACCCGCTCGACCGCAACCTGATGCGCGAGATCCTGCACAAGGAGCTGGGCCGCGTGCTGACCCGGCGCGGCCTGCGCAATCGCGACTGGGCGGTGGAATGGGAGCCCTCGGCGATCGAGTTCCTGCTCGACCGCGGCTTCACCCCGGACCTGGGCGCGCGTCCGCTGCGCCGCGCCATCGAGCACTACCTGCTCGCGCCGCTCGCGCGCAGCATCGTCGAACACCGCGCGCCGCGCGGCGATCAGTTCCTGTTCGTGCGCAGCGCCGGCGACAAGCTCGATGTGGTGTTCATCGACCCCGATGCGACGCAGGCGCGCGAAGTCACGCCGACCGATGAAGCCGCGACTGCCGATGCCGCCGCGCCCGCGGCGGCCGGCGATTTGCGCGACCTGGTCTACGCGCCCTCGGCCGACGCCGAGGCGATCGCGCGCCTGGACGCGCGCCTGCGCGAACTCGACACGTCGATCGAATCGGCCGACTGGGTGCGGGCGCGCGAAGCCGACTACGCGCGCATGAGCGAGTCCGACTTCTGGTCGGCCGGCGACCGTCACGGCGTGCTCGACCGGATCGAACGCCGCGACCGCATCGAAAGCGCGCTCGATACCGCCCAGCGCATGCAGCAGCGCCTGCGTCAGGAACGCGGCAACGGCGAGTTCGCCGGCCGCATCGCGCAACTGCTGTTCCTGCTCGGGCTGGCGATCGACGCGGTGCGCGAGCAACGCCCGCAGGACGCGCTGATCCAGATCGACACCGGCGACGCCGATCCGCTGCGTTCGGGCGCCGACCTGCGCCTGTGGTGGCAACAGTTGCTGGCGATGTACCTGGCCTGGGCGCAACGCCGCAACATGCGCGTCGACGTGCTGCGCCAGGACCCGGAACACTGCAAGGCGTGGCTGGCGGTGAGCGGCTTCGGCGCGCTGGACCTGCTGCAGGGCGAATCGGGCCTGCATGTGTTCGAGGAACTCGACGACGGCGTCACCCGTCGCGCCTCGCTGTCGGTGCAGGTCGCCGCCGACCTGCCCGGCCGCGCGCGCGTGGCCCAGGCCGCGCCGGACGGCGAACGCCGGATCTGCCGTCGCTACCGCGAATCGCCGTCGCCGTTGGTGCGCGACGGCGTGCGCGGCTGGCGCAGCGGCCGGCTCGATCGCGTGCTCGGCGGCGAATTCGACGTGATCCAGGGCGGTTAA